A genome region from Actinobacillus arthritidis includes the following:
- the pyrR gene encoding bifunctional pyr operon transcriptional regulator/uracil phosphoribosyltransferase PyrR codes for MEKIIIDSEQFQRTISRISHQIIEKHSSFDNLVLVGIKRRGAEIAKMLQKRIDELVQIQLPLMALDITFYRDDLNVIHQDPIYSGAEDQIDITGKNVILIDDVLFTGRTIRATLDALLDFGRATRIELVILVDRGHRELPIRADYVGKNIPTSKNEKIQVRTQCYDNVNQVALIRANHE; via the coding sequence ATGGAAAAAATTATTATTGACTCTGAACAATTTCAACGCACAATCTCTCGTATCTCACACCAAATTATAGAGAAGCATTCTTCGTTTGATAATTTGGTGTTAGTCGGAATAAAACGCCGAGGTGCTGAAATTGCGAAAATGTTACAAAAAAGGATTGATGAGTTAGTTCAAATACAACTACCATTGATGGCTTTAGACATTACTTTTTACCGAGATGACCTCAATGTGATTCATCAGGATCCAATCTATTCCGGTGCTGAAGATCAGATTGATATTACCGGAAAAAATGTTATCCTGATTGACGATGTATTATTTACTGGTCGAACTATTCGGGCGACACTTGATGCACTACTTGATTTTGGACGAGCAACTCGTATAGAGCTTGTGATTTTAGTCGATAGAGGTCATAGAGAGCTTCCGATTCGAGCTGACTACGTCGGAAAAAATATTCCTACTTCAAAAAATGAAAAGATTCAAGTTCGGACACAATGCTATGATAATGTAAATCAGGTGGCACTAATACGTGCCAATCATGAATAA